The Lycium barbarum isolate Lr01 chromosome 12, ASM1917538v2, whole genome shotgun sequence genome includes a region encoding these proteins:
- the LOC132623035 gene encoding uncharacterized protein LOC132623035, with amino-acid sequence MASSVVCFPAIIIPSSKYRVRQKLPQIRAQSYRDEGKSGHVVDSNLQVLSSRIEEVKMKERLEKCLVCEQGWNYTATTASLYLQKKRKKQLDQCVELLLTAGGTIGFTVLGCTLCLYLTSFLIHYH; translated from the exons ATGGCTTCTTCAGTTGTTTGTTTTCCAGCTATAATCATCCCATCTAGCAAGTACAGGGTACGTCAAAAGCTACCCCAAATCAGAGCTCAGAGCTATAGAGATGAAG GGAAATCAGGGCATGTTGTTGATTCAAATTTACAAGTGTTGAGCTCCAGGATAGAAGAAGTGAAGATGAAAGAGAGATTGGAGAAATGTTTGGTATGTGAGCAAGGTTGGAATTACACAGCTACAACTGCAAGTTTATATTTACAGAAGAAACGCAAGAAACAATTGGATCAATGTGTTGAACTTTTGTTGACGGCTGGTGGAACTATTGGATTTACTGTTCTTGGCTGCACACTTTGCCTCTACCTTACTTCTTTTCTTATCCACTATCATTGA